In Deltaproteobacteria bacterium, a single window of DNA contains:
- a CDS encoding ABC transporter permease has translation MGTLLVIAWRNLWRGWRRSAIVLLAITVGLSSCLLLVGWSHGLVRQMVENAVSTRLGHLVVMAQGYQKNPDVKRNLPDDGREIAAALERFPGAHASPRLAGDGLLQSARRSSRVVIVGVDPLREARVSVVASALVEGHMPQAAASESARRLPGIAIGAAMAERLRIRLGDKVVAHVPGEVGLGAFRVSGIFRTASSEFDRAVAYVRLEDAQHLLALPGRVTEVAVSLDDVDELPALRAHAVAELALRDPGAAIEVLTWQEREPRLAAMLALMAQMSWIIYAAVFVAMAFGIANALLMMVYERIREFGVLRALGLQARALLALVLLESILMTLAGTGLGLAVGVPLVLWLGRVGIDLSRFAAGLTEFGIGTRIYTRIEPVDIALPIAVAIATAVLAALWPAWKAVRLRPSEAIRHV, from the coding sequence ATGGGAACACTGCTCGTGATCGCCTGGCGGAATCTCTGGCGCGGCTGGCGGCGCAGCGCGATCGTGCTGCTCGCGATCACCGTGGGCCTTTCGTCGTGTCTGCTGCTGGTCGGCTGGAGCCACGGCCTGGTCCGGCAGATGGTCGAGAACGCGGTCTCGACGCGGCTCGGCCATCTCGTGGTGATGGCGCAGGGCTACCAGAAGAACCCCGACGTCAAGCGCAATCTTCCCGACGACGGCCGCGAGATCGCCGCCGCGCTGGAGCGCTTTCCCGGCGCGCACGCGTCGCCGCGCCTGGCCGGCGACGGGCTGCTGCAGAGCGCGCGCAGAAGCTCGCGCGTGGTGATCGTCGGCGTCGACCCGCTTCGCGAGGCGCGCGTCTCGGTGGTCGCAAGCGCCCTCGTCGAGGGTCACATGCCGCAGGCCGCAGCGTCGGAGAGCGCGCGTCGCCTGCCGGGAATCGCGATCGGCGCGGCGATGGCCGAGCGCCTGCGCATTCGCCTCGGCGACAAGGTCGTGGCGCACGTGCCCGGCGAGGTGGGTCTGGGCGCATTTCGCGTCTCGGGGATCTTCCGCACCGCGTCTTCGGAGTTCGATCGCGCCGTCGCCTACGTGCGGCTCGAGGACGCGCAGCACCTGCTCGCGCTTCCGGGCCGCGTGACCGAGGTCGCGGTCTCGCTCGACGACGTCGACGAGCTGCCGGCGCTGCGCGCGCACGCGGTCGCGGAGCTGGCGCTCCGCGATCCGGGCGCCGCGATCGAGGTGCTGACCTGGCAGGAGCGCGAGCCGCGGCTCGCGGCGATGCTGGCGCTGATGGCGCAGATGTCCTGGATCATCTACGCGGCGGTCTTCGTGGCGATGGCGTTCGGCATCGCCAACGCCCTGCTGATGATGGTCTACGAGCGGATCCGCGAGTTCGGCGTGCTCCGCGCGCTCGGCCTGCAGGCGCGGGCGCTGCTCGCGCTGGTCCTGCTCGAGTCGATCCTGATGACGCTCGCCGGCACGGGGCTCGGGCTCGCCGTCGGCGTTCCGCTCGTGCTCTGGCTCGGGCGCGTGGGCATCGACCTGTCGCGCTTCGCCGCGGGGCTGACCGAGTTCGGCATCGGCACGCGGATCTACACGCGCATCGAGCCGGTCGACATCGCGCTGCCGATCGCCGTCGCGATCGCCACCGCGGTGCTGGCCGCGCTCTGGCCGGCGTGGAAGGCCGTGCGGCTGCGCCCGTCCGAAGCGATCCGACACGTCTAG
- a CDS encoding ATP-binding cassette domain-containing protein yields the protein MPGISEPHITVSGVAVGFGDRVLLQNLDFEVLRGEVFAILGGSGCGKSTVLRHLIGFERPMRGTILVDGKPPGLAGGAPGFGVLFQSGALFGSMTLAQNVALPLSTWTDLSRADLDEVVRSKLRLVGLGGFENHLPAELSGGMKKRAGIARALALDPPLVFLDEPSAGLDPITSAELDELILTLSRSLGMTLVIVTHELPSIFAIASRCVMLDREAKGMIALGEPRELRDHGTDPTVAAFFNRRAREGGARA from the coding sequence ATGCCTGGGATCTCTGAGCCACACATCACGGTGTCGGGCGTCGCGGTCGGCTTCGGCGACCGCGTGCTGCTCCAGAACCTGGACTTCGAGGTCCTGCGCGGGGAGGTCTTCGCGATCCTCGGCGGAAGCGGCTGCGGGAAGTCCACGGTGCTGCGCCACCTGATCGGCTTCGAGAGGCCGATGCGCGGCACGATCCTGGTCGACGGAAAGCCGCCCGGACTCGCTGGCGGCGCGCCCGGCTTCGGCGTCCTGTTCCAGTCCGGCGCGCTGTTCGGCTCGATGACGCTGGCCCAGAACGTCGCGCTGCCGCTCTCGACCTGGACCGATCTCTCCCGCGCCGACCTGGACGAGGTCGTTCGCAGCAAGCTGCGGCTCGTGGGCCTGGGCGGCTTCGAGAACCACCTGCCGGCGGAGCTCTCGGGCGGAATGAAGAAGCGCGCCGGAATCGCGCGGGCGCTCGCGCTCGACCCGCCGCTGGTGTTCCTCGACGAACCGAGCGCCGGGCTCGACCCGATCACCTCGGCCGAGCTCGACGAGCTGATCCTGACGCTCTCGCGCAGCCTCGGCATGACGCTGGTGATCGTGACTCACGAGCTGCCGAGTATCTTCGCGATCGCGAGCCGCTGCGTGATGCTCGACCGCGAGGCGAAGGGTATGATCGCACTGGGTGAGCCGCGCGAGCTGCGCGACCACGGCACCGATCCGACGGTCGCCGCGTTCTTCAACCGGCGCGCGCGGGAAGGCGGGGCGAGAGCGTGA
- a CDS encoding MCE family protein, which yields MNSTNYWKLGAFVIAGIALAFAVLVWLGAGDWNRRTRTIVTYFDESVQGLEPGSQLKFRGVSVGTVSEITIAPDLRHVKVTSQVYEDVLQRLGLAGRGPVLQEMEETGTPLRIQVASAGITGVKFLLVDYFDPKRFPVAQLPFDPGPDYMPSTPSTLKSIEEAVVEVGMKLPLLTIQASETLERLTGVVENFEQTIRPLVSEGGGIAKLLEQYERTGAQFEQTARTLDAEIRAAKLSETSGAVREAASAFSGLTADGSALTEDARSSLATLEDTLESLRELVDYLERDPSALVRGRAAPAREGTNRP from the coding sequence GTGAACTCGACCAATTACTGGAAGCTCGGGGCGTTCGTGATCGCGGGGATCGCGCTGGCCTTCGCGGTGCTGGTCTGGCTGGGCGCGGGCGACTGGAATCGCCGCACCCGCACGATCGTCACCTACTTCGACGAGTCGGTGCAGGGTCTCGAGCCCGGATCGCAGCTGAAGTTCCGCGGTGTCTCCGTCGGCACGGTCTCCGAGATCACGATCGCGCCGGATCTGCGCCACGTGAAGGTCACCAGCCAGGTGTACGAGGACGTGCTGCAGCGGCTGGGCCTGGCGGGACGCGGCCCGGTCCTGCAAGAGATGGAAGAGACCGGCACGCCGCTGCGCATCCAGGTCGCGTCGGCCGGGATCACGGGCGTGAAGTTCCTGCTGGTCGACTACTTCGATCCGAAGCGCTTTCCGGTCGCGCAGCTCCCCTTCGACCCGGGGCCCGACTACATGCCGTCGACTCCGTCCACGCTGAAGAGCATCGAGGAGGCGGTGGTGGAGGTCGGCATGAAGCTGCCGCTCCTGACCATCCAGGCGAGCGAGACGCTCGAGCGCCTGACCGGAGTGGTCGAGAACTTCGAGCAGACGATCCGCCCGCTCGTCTCCGAAGGTGGGGGTATCGCGAAGCTGCTCGAGCAGTACGAACGCACCGGCGCGCAGTTCGAGCAGACCGCGCGAACGCTCGACGCGGAGATCCGCGCCGCGAAGCTCTCGGAGACCAGCGGCGCGGTCCGCGAGGCGGCGTCGGCCTTCTCGGGCCTCACGGCCGACGGCAGCGCGCTCACCGAAGACGCGCGGAGCAGCCTGGCCACGCTCGAGGACACGCTCGAATCCCTGCGCGAGCTCGTGGACTATCTGGAGCGCGATCCATCGGCGCTCGTCCGAGGTCGCGCGGCGCCCGCGCGCGAGGGGACGAACCGGCCGTGA
- a CDS encoding outer membrane lipoprotein-sorting protein, protein MAKRAAGRKPEVSRGEILDAALGCFAARGYHETSMDDIASRAGLSKGAIYWHFAGKRELFLALVDRFSEHALGSLAAVADAPDWRAALRAIFANVRAQLDSGMQIFRLGLEYIALCARDEEIRVRAERAQGVWKAAVEKQIARGVAAGELREVDAGAVGQPRRADARANDAARSRPGAGLDCGGGDLLAGAARMKAFRIARIALAALSLAGGAPRAEEIDAHELVRRAEDALRGKSSAMKLRMTITTPRWTRELVIRSFDDQAGDRSFSRVLEPPKDKGTGFLRDHDAFWTWLPRVERAMRIPPSMMLQPWMGSDFTNDDLARESSLQKDYEPTALGEKEIGGVAALGILLLPKPEAPVVWARMELWVEKQRLAPLLFVYYDEPEPGKFEALRELRFSDVRIVDGRPLPHDWLMVPSDKPGHSTRVVLEEAAFDVKLDDEIFTQKHLRQSEAAR, encoded by the coding sequence ATGGCGAAGCGCGCGGCCGGACGGAAGCCCGAGGTGAGCCGGGGAGAGATCCTCGACGCGGCGCTCGGCTGCTTCGCCGCGCGCGGCTACCACGAGACCTCGATGGACGACATCGCGTCCCGCGCGGGTCTCTCGAAGGGCGCGATCTACTGGCACTTCGCGGGCAAGCGCGAGCTCTTCCTCGCGCTGGTCGACCGATTCTCCGAGCACGCGCTCGGGTCGCTCGCGGCCGTGGCCGACGCGCCCGACTGGCGCGCGGCGCTTCGCGCGATCTTCGCGAACGTGCGCGCGCAGCTCGACTCAGGCATGCAGATCTTCCGGCTCGGGCTCGAGTACATCGCGCTCTGCGCTCGCGACGAGGAGATCCGAGTGCGGGCCGAGCGCGCGCAGGGCGTCTGGAAGGCGGCGGTCGAGAAGCAGATCGCGCGCGGCGTGGCGGCGGGCGAGCTGCGCGAGGTCGACGCGGGCGCCGTGGGCCAGCCCCGACGGGCTGATGCTCGCGCGAATGATGCGGCCCGATCTCGACCTGGAGCCGGCCTGGATTGCGGCGGAGGAGATCTTCTGGCGGGGGCTGCGCGCATGAAGGCATTTCGGATCGCGCGGATCGCACTCGCGGCGCTGTCACTGGCCGGTGGCGCGCCGCGCGCCGAGGAGATCGACGCGCACGAGCTCGTTCGCCGCGCCGAGGACGCGCTGCGCGGAAAGTCGTCGGCGATGAAGCTGCGCATGACGATCACGACCCCGCGCTGGACGCGCGAGCTCGTGATCCGCAGCTTCGACGATCAGGCGGGCGACCGCAGCTTCTCGCGCGTGCTCGAGCCGCCCAAGGACAAGGGCACCGGCTTCCTGCGCGACCACGACGCGTTCTGGACCTGGCTGCCGCGCGTGGAGCGGGCGATGCGGATCCCGCCCTCGATGATGCTGCAGCCGTGGATGGGCAGCGACTTCACCAACGACGACCTCGCGCGCGAGTCGTCGCTGCAGAAGGACTACGAGCCCACGGCGCTGGGCGAGAAAGAGATCGGCGGCGTCGCGGCGCTGGGGATCCTGCTCCTGCCCAAGCCCGAGGCGCCGGTGGTCTGGGCGCGAATGGAGCTATGGGTCGAGAAGCAGCGCCTGGCGCCGCTGCTCTTCGTCTACTACGACGAGCCCGAGCCGGGCAAGTTCGAGGCGCTGCGCGAGCTGCGCTTCTCGGACGTGCGGATCGTCGACGGGCGCCCGCTGCCGCACGACTGGCTGATGGTGCCGAGTGACAAGCCGGGTCACTCGACGCGCGTGGTGCTGGAAGAGGCCGCGTTCGACGTGAAGCTCGACGACGAGATCTTCACGCAGAAACACCTGCGCCAGTCCGAGGCCGCGCGCTGA
- a CDS encoding ABC transporter permease, with translation MDAGRVAARSDGGEREIALGELLARNLGVAIGERVIVVSADSFGSQSADRFEVVGTFRIGDDEFDGYGALVDLQVLQAFLEAGDSVSHVAVFLPESAAMAGVGAGLDELFPDPSHEVLPWPELMPDLVQFMLLDDVGNWIGNSVLIVVVGFGLLNTILMSVFERVREFGVLRALGLRPRAVFALVLIESLQLTVLGIALGLALGIPLVLWLSGHPIHLTSDGAAAAVELFDLEPLILFALARDQLVTLPLLLIGIGVLAALPPAFRASRGRPVDALRET, from the coding sequence GTGGACGCAGGACGCGTGGCCGCGCGAAGCGACGGCGGCGAGCGCGAGATCGCGCTGGGCGAGCTCCTCGCGCGCAACCTCGGCGTGGCGATCGGTGAGCGCGTGATCGTGGTCTCGGCGGACTCGTTCGGCTCGCAGTCGGCCGACCGCTTCGAAGTGGTCGGCACGTTCCGCATCGGCGACGACGAGTTCGACGGCTACGGCGCGCTCGTCGACCTGCAGGTGCTGCAGGCGTTCCTCGAAGCCGGGGACTCGGTCTCGCACGTCGCGGTCTTCCTGCCCGAGAGCGCGGCGATGGCGGGCGTGGGCGCGGGGCTCGACGAGCTCTTCCCCGATCCGAGCCACGAGGTCCTGCCCTGGCCGGAGCTGATGCCCGACCTGGTGCAGTTCATGCTGCTCGACGACGTGGGCAACTGGATCGGGAACTCGGTGCTGATCGTCGTGGTCGGCTTTGGCCTGCTGAACACCATCCTGATGTCGGTCTTCGAGCGCGTGCGCGAGTTTGGCGTGCTGCGCGCGCTGGGCCTGCGCCCGCGCGCGGTCTTCGCGCTGGTGCTGATCGAATCGCTGCAGCTCACCGTGCTCGGCATCGCGCTCGGGCTCGCGCTCGGCATTCCGCTGGTGCTCTGGCTCTCGGGCCACCCGATCCACCTCACCAGCGACGGCGCCGCGGCCGCGGTCGAGCTCTTCGATCTGGAGCCGCTGATCCTGTTCGCGCTGGCGCGCGACCAGCTCGTGACGCTGCCGCTGCTGCTGATCGGGATCGGTGTGCTCGCGGCGCTGCCTCCGGCCTTTCGCGCGAGCCGCGGGCGACCCGTCGACGCGCTGCGAGAGACCTGA
- a CDS encoding ABC transporter ATP-binding protein codes for MARSILEAVNASKVYRAGAIETRALDFVSIAIETGEFSTLCGPSGSGKTTLLNLLGTLDRPTSGQILVDGEDTTEMGEAARAELRLRKLGFVFQSYNLVPVLSALENVEFVLLLQRVPRAERPRSRAMRFLDELGLGELAEKRPGQMSGGQQQRVAVARAIASEPEIVLADEPTANLDSKTAEDLLQLMLRMNRERGVTFLFSTHDPRVMEHARRIVRLVDGRIASDERRAP; via the coding sequence GTGGCCCGTTCCATCCTCGAAGCCGTGAACGCCAGCAAGGTCTACCGCGCCGGCGCGATCGAGACGCGCGCGCTCGACTTTGTATCGATCGCGATCGAGACCGGCGAGTTCTCGACGCTGTGCGGGCCGTCGGGCTCGGGCAAGACGACTCTGCTCAACCTGCTCGGCACGCTGGATCGGCCGACCAGCGGCCAGATCCTGGTGGACGGCGAGGACACCACCGAGATGGGCGAGGCCGCGCGCGCGGAGCTCCGCCTGCGCAAGCTCGGCTTCGTGTTCCAGTCCTACAACCTGGTGCCGGTGCTCTCGGCGCTCGAGAACGTGGAGTTCGTGCTGCTGCTGCAGCGGGTGCCGCGCGCCGAGCGCCCCCGCAGCCGCGCCATGCGCTTCCTCGACGAGCTCGGGCTCGGCGAGCTCGCGGAGAAGCGACCCGGGCAGATGAGCGGCGGGCAGCAGCAGCGCGTCGCGGTCGCGCGCGCGATCGCGTCGGAGCCCGAGATCGTGCTGGCCGACGAGCCGACCGCGAACCTGGACTCGAAGACCGCCGAGGATCTGCTGCAGCTGATGCTGCGCATGAACCGGGAGCGCGGCGTCACGTTCCTGTTCAGCACCCACGACCCGCGCGTGATGGAGCACGCGCGCCGGATCGTGCGGCTGGTCGACGGGCGGATCGCGAGCGACGAGCGACGCGCGCCATGA
- a CDS encoding ABC transporter permease: MEFSVERSDPRPGSAELRLAGALSVRNVPRALSRIRELLAAPASGVRFDLAGMDSLDGAAAALLLGLCDELRARGIAAELAGATGRAGEILELVASSPRGIASQVAPTAPGVFEQVGRETAELWTLSRQILDFTGNTVVAAGRALRDPRTVPWRSVLRVMERAGADGLPIIGLITFLVGLVSAFQGAITLHQYGADIFVADGVAIGIVRELGPLMVAVVAAGRSGAAFAAELGTMRVSEEVDALRTIGLDPYRYLVLPRVLALTLMLPILTLLGNAFAIAGGAVVGVASLDVPLAAWARQTHDAIDIWYVCSGLLKSVAFGLAIALVACQAGLATRGGAEGVGRSTTSAVVSSLFFLVVIDSAFTVLYHAWDL; this comes from the coding sequence TTGGAGTTCAGCGTCGAGCGCAGCGATCCGCGGCCCGGCAGCGCCGAGCTGCGGCTGGCGGGCGCGCTTTCCGTCCGCAACGTGCCGCGCGCGCTGTCTCGGATCCGTGAGCTGCTCGCAGCGCCCGCGAGCGGCGTTCGCTTCGACCTGGCCGGAATGGACTCACTCGACGGCGCGGCGGCGGCGCTACTGCTCGGGCTCTGCGACGAGCTCCGCGCGCGCGGAATCGCGGCCGAGCTCGCCGGCGCGACGGGACGAGCGGGCGAGATCCTGGAGCTGGTCGCGTCGAGCCCGCGCGGGATCGCCAGCCAGGTGGCCCCGACCGCGCCCGGCGTCTTCGAGCAGGTCGGCCGCGAGACGGCCGAGCTCTGGACGCTCTCGCGCCAGATCCTCGACTTCACCGGCAACACGGTCGTTGCCGCGGGCCGGGCGCTTCGCGATCCGCGCACGGTCCCGTGGCGATCGGTCCTTCGCGTGATGGAGCGGGCCGGCGCCGACGGACTTCCGATCATCGGCCTGATCACGTTCCTGGTCGGTCTGGTCTCGGCGTTCCAGGGCGCGATCACGCTGCACCAGTACGGCGCGGACATCTTCGTCGCCGACGGCGTGGCGATCGGCATCGTGCGCGAGCTCGGGCCGCTGATGGTCGCGGTGGTCGCCGCCGGGCGCTCGGGCGCCGCGTTCGCGGCGGAGCTCGGCACGATGCGCGTGTCCGAAGAGGTCGACGCGCTGCGGACGATCGGGCTCGATCCGTACCGCTACCTGGTGCTTCCACGCGTGCTCGCGCTGACGCTGATGCTGCCGATCCTCACGCTGCTGGGAAACGCCTTCGCGATCGCCGGCGGCGCCGTGGTCGGGGTCGCCTCGCTGGACGTTCCACTCGCCGCCTGGGCGCGGCAGACCCACGACGCCATCGACATCTGGTACGTCTGCTCGGGGCTGCTCAAGTCGGTCGCGTTCGGCCTCGCGATCGCGCTGGTCGCCTGCCAGGCCGGGCTCGCGACGCGCGGCGGCGCCGAGGGCGTCGGCCGCTCCACGACCTCGGCGGTGGTGAGCTCGCTCTTCTTCCTGGTCGTGATCGATTCGGCCTTCACGGTGCTCTACCATGCCTGGGATCTCTGA